In the Pseudodesulfovibrio sp. S3 genome, AAAAGCTGCTTTTTCTGTTTGGATACCAACCGCTTGAGGTGCTCTTCCAGTTCGTCCAGGCCCACCTGGTATTCGTCAAGGAACAGGGTGCCGTCCTTTTTCACGCTGAGCACCAGATGCTCGGAATCCTGGGGCAGGTTCTTGACCGTCCGGGTGGTGGGC is a window encoding:
- a CDS encoding biopolymer transporter ExbD — its product is MAIKTGGGFLNEINVTPFVDVMLVLLIIFMVTAPLMTQGVEVDLPTTRTVKNLPQDSEHLVLSVKKDGTLFLDEYQVGLDELEEHLKRLVSKQKKQL